The Nostoc commune NIES-4072 genome includes a window with the following:
- a CDS encoding class I SAM-dependent methyltransferase has translation MSDGNNNNSVSVAYFDSLPQKFSEGDADALLAFGRHLHWGYWSDPTKANGSVADFAVAAENLSRLVTDVAEVQDGLSILDVGCGFGGTIATLNERFCNMHLVGININKEQLSRAETTVQALPDNHIEFIYADACQLPFPDGYFDVVFAVESIFAFSSRENFFKEVRRVLRPGGRLTICDFIPIQAFYRTWKLIEKAIKTLIVRTYGSRSVNFCPVFEYKKLAEATGFELVKTENITSNTLPTYPVVNSLMRREGDEETYRATRGLERLSRRGLLQYMILCFQVSPP, from the coding sequence TTGAGCGACGGCAATAATAATAATTCAGTTAGTGTAGCTTACTTTGATAGCTTGCCACAAAAATTTTCTGAAGGAGATGCTGATGCGCTTTTAGCTTTTGGTCGCCATTTACATTGGGGTTATTGGTCTGACCCAACTAAAGCTAATGGTTCGGTTGCAGATTTTGCTGTAGCGGCAGAGAACTTATCTCGTCTCGTTACTGACGTTGCAGAAGTACAGGATGGTTTAAGCATTCTTGATGTAGGCTGTGGATTTGGAGGAACCATTGCTACTCTCAATGAACGTTTTTGTAATATGCATTTAGTCGGAATAAATATTAATAAAGAACAGCTATCTAGAGCTGAAACAACAGTACAGGCTCTCCCGGATAATCACATAGAATTTATTTACGCTGATGCTTGTCAGTTACCATTCCCTGATGGTTATTTTGATGTAGTTTTTGCAGTAGAGTCTATTTTTGCTTTCTCTAGCCGCGAAAATTTCTTTAAGGAAGTAAGGCGAGTTTTACGTCCAGGAGGAAGATTAACTATTTGTGATTTTATTCCTATTCAAGCTTTTTACCGAACCTGGAAATTAATAGAAAAAGCTATTAAAACTCTTATTGTTCGTACTTACGGCTCTCGGTCTGTTAATTTTTGTCCTGTATTTGAGTACAAAAAGTTAGCTGAAGCTACAGGTTTTGAGCTAGTAAAAACAGAGAATATTACTAGTAATACTCTACCAACTTACCCAGTAGTTAACTCATTAATGCGGCGAGAAGGAGATGAAGAAACTTACCGGGCAACTAGAGGCTTGGAGAGGCTTAGTCGCCGTGGATTACTACAATACATGATTTTATGTTTCCAAGTCTCTCCTCCTTAG
- a CDS encoding replicative DNA helicase, producing MHPNQDNVVSFHPDRSLDNLPPQNIEAEEAILGGIMLDPEAITRVSDRLSIEAFYISAHSYIYQAATTLHALFQPTDLLSVTAWLSDHNLLNRVGGRNKLATLVDRTVSAVNIDALADLVMEKYRRRQLIKVGNEIVQLGYETQTELPLVLGQAEAKVFGVTQNQSDERCKVFSAQDMGIELFQKLEMGNMAGDKVGWYDLENITGGIYPSSLVVVAAESHMGKTHFMISYAYEIMTKLGKPVLYVTPEMDKNQLNARMLARITGVDASMIQTNTQCYWEQIAQGIGQMVELPWKVYEHSSPTTTMIASAVRRAIAEFGGSIGAVFIDYLQQIPLESGGNMAFEVGKITRQIRDIAKSHKIPVFLGCQINRGNQTTADKRPNRHLLRNSGEIFEVCDQLIMLYRDAVYTKDPSDRTIELIVEKNRLYGKLGTATMLCDLSTSKFLNLAR from the coding sequence ATGCACCCTAATCAAGACAACGTAGTTTCTTTTCACCCTGACAGGTCACTTGACAACTTGCCTCCGCAAAATATCGAAGCTGAAGAAGCGATTTTGGGTGGGATTATGCTCGACCCAGAAGCAATAACCAGAGTCAGCGATCGCCTGAGCATTGAAGCCTTTTACATCAGCGCTCACTCATACATTTATCAAGCTGCGACAACGCTTCACGCTCTGTTTCAACCCACAGATTTACTAAGCGTCACCGCTTGGTTGTCTGACCACAATCTGCTCAATCGCGTTGGCGGCAGGAATAAGTTAGCGACTTTGGTAGACCGCACTGTATCAGCCGTCAACATCGATGCTTTGGCTGATCTGGTGATGGAGAAATACCGACGGCGGCAGCTAATCAAAGTGGGCAATGAAATTGTCCAACTCGGTTACGAGACGCAAACTGAACTACCACTTGTTCTTGGGCAAGCTGAGGCGAAAGTTTTTGGTGTTACTCAAAATCAAAGTGATGAACGCTGCAAGGTTTTCTCAGCACAAGACATGGGCATTGAACTTTTTCAAAAATTGGAGATGGGAAACATGGCAGGCGACAAAGTTGGCTGGTACGACTTGGAAAATATCACCGGTGGCATTTATCCCAGCAGCTTAGTTGTAGTGGCTGCTGAGTCGCACATGGGGAAAACTCACTTCATGATTTCTTACGCTTACGAAATCATGACCAAACTTGGAAAGCCAGTTCTGTACGTTACTCCAGAAATGGACAAGAATCAACTCAATGCTCGAATGCTAGCTCGAATCACTGGCGTAGACGCTTCTATGATTCAAACCAATACTCAATGCTACTGGGAGCAAATAGCACAAGGCATAGGACAGATGGTGGAGTTGCCTTGGAAGGTTTACGAGCATTCCTCCCCTACAACCACAATGATCGCTTCTGCTGTGCGCCGTGCCATTGCCGAATTCGGTGGTTCTATTGGGGCTGTGTTTATTGATTATTTGCAGCAGATTCCTCTGGAATCCGGCGGAAACATGGCTTTTGAAGTGGGCAAGATTACCCGCCAGATTCGGGATATCGCCAAGTCTCACAAAATCCCTGTTTTCTTGGGTTGTCAAATCAATCGGGGCAATCAAACTACGGCTGATAAACGCCCCAATCGTCATTTACTTCGCAACTCTGGCGAAATCTTTGAGGTTTGTGACCAGTTAATCATGCTTTACCGCGATGCTGTCTACACAAAAGACCCAAGCGATCGCACTATCGAGTTGATTGTTGAGAAAAACCGCCTTTACGGTAAGCTCGGCACTGCGACGATGTTGTGTGATTTATCGACCTCAAAATTTTTGAACTTGGCGAGATAA
- a CDS encoding ASCH domain-containing protein, whose amino-acid sequence MKAISVRQPWAWAIIYALKDIENRGWPINYRGDILIHAAKTCTKKEYQLTREFCQGMGIVIPELISLRRGQVIGIVTIVDCKFSQVASGWGMPGQYHWKLENPREITPIPYIGQLGIFEVPDDLVMEVAA is encoded by the coding sequence GTGAAAGCGATATCCGTCCGTCAGCCTTGGGCATGGGCAATAATTTATGCTCTCAAAGATATTGAAAACCGTGGCTGGCCTATCAATTATCGCGGCGACATTCTGATTCACGCCGCAAAAACCTGTACCAAAAAAGAGTACCAGCTAACGAGAGAATTTTGCCAAGGGATGGGGATAGTAATCCCAGAGTTAATCTCTCTCCGTCGCGGTCAAGTGATTGGCATTGTCACAATAGTAGATTGCAAGTTTTCACAAGTTGCATCTGGTTGGGGGATGCCTGGGCAATACCACTGGAAGCTGGAGAATCCACGCGAGATTACACCGATTCCTTACATTGGTCAACTGGGAATTTTTGAAGTGCCTGATGATTTGGTCATGGAGGTGGCTGCATGA